The Syntrophobotulus glycolicus DSM 8271 DNA window TCCTCAGGGGATTTGCCCCTGTCGCCCACAGGCAGGAGGTTGTCGGCAGCTATGACGGCATATTATACATCAACGATTCCAAGGGAACCAATCCGGATTCGGCAATCAAAGCCTTGCAATCTTATGAGGAACCGATTGTCCTGATTGCCGGAGGCAAAAATAAGGGTTTAGATATGACGGAATTTCTGGAAGAAGCCAAAAAGAGGGTCAAGAGTCTGGTTTTAGTCGGCAAGGCGGCGGATGACCTGGAAATCATTGCTAAAAAAATCGGAATCAAAAACATCATCAAAGCAGTCGACTTTGAAGATTGTGTGGATAAAGCTATTGCTGAGGCTGCGAAAGGGGATGTTGTTTTACTGTCGCCTGCTTGTACAAGTTGGGATATGTTTAAAAGTTATGAAGAAAGAGGGGAATTGTTTAAGACGTTAGTGCGTAAGCATTATAGCAAGCCCATTTGATTTAGAGGGGGAGGTATAATGCTGAAAAGCCGTTTGAGGAGGATCGACAGGGTACTCCTGGGAGCAATTCTGTCCTTGCTGGCGATCGGAGTCATCATGACTTACAGTTCCAGTGCGGTCAAAGGATATCTTTATTATGATGACCCATACCATTTTTTTAAGGCGGAGTTATTATGGGTAACGCTTGGTTTGACAGTGATGGCTTTTGCCCTGGCAGTAGATTGGAAGTTGCTGTATAATTGGGCTAAACCGATATTATATGTTGCTTTATTTCTCCTGATTTTGGTTAAGGTGCCGGGGATAGGGCGTAATGTAAACGGGGCTGTGCGCTGGATTGGTCTTGGGCCTCTCTCCATTCAGCCCTCGGAAGTCATCAAGTTAGCAATGATCCTCATTGTTGCCCGCCTTCTCTCAGCTCATCCTCACCAAATCGGGAGGTTCAAAAATGGAATCATGCCGGTGCTCCTCCTTTTGGGTCTGGTTTGTCTGCTGATCATGCTGCAGCCGGACCTTGGGACTACCTTAGTGATTGCGGCGGCGACCTTCTTTATGTTGATTGCTGCCGGGGCCAGAGCCGGACATATTGCGGCTTTAGGGAGTGCCGGACTGCTCATGGTTGTGGCGGCGATTGCGGCGGCACCTTACCGGATGCGTCGTATTTTTGCCTTCATTGATCCCTGGGCCGATCCGTCCGGGAAAGGATATCAGACCATCCAGTCTTTACTGGCGCTGGGGCCCGGAGGCCTGTTCGGGCTGGGGCTCGGGCAAAGCAGGCAGAAATTCCTATATTTGCCTGAAAATCATACGGACTTTATATTTGCCATGATCGGTGAAGAATTGGGTTTTATCGGGGCAACAATCGTTGTGGGTCTATTTTTTATCGTCGTCTGGAGAGGGTTCAGGACAGCAATGTATGCGCCGAATCCATTTTTGGCTTTGATGGCGGTGGGGCTGACTTCATTGATCGGAATTCAGGCTATGATCAACATGGGGGTCGTGTCGGGAATTCTTCCTGTCACAGGGATTACACTTCCTTTTTTGAGTTATGGCGGGACTTCCCTGGTGTTCACTATGCTTGGAGCCGGGTTGTTATTGAACATTTCCTCGATCTGCAAAGAATCTTAGGGGGAATCGCAGTGCGTGTAATTGTAACCGGTGGCGGCACCGGCGGACATATTTATCCTGCTCTGGCCGTAGCGGAAGGACTGAAGGATAAAATCCCTGAAGTCAAAATTCTCTATGTAGGAAATAAAGACGGCATGGAAGCCAGGATTGTTCCCGAAAACGGAACTGACTTTAAAGGGATATCCGGCAGGGGGCTGCCGCGCAGGCTCAGCCCGGACATGCTTAAAGCAGGGGGAAGCAACCTAAAGGCTCTTTGGCAAGCCAAACAGATTTTGAAAGAGTTCCAGCCTGACCTTGTGGTCGGGACCGGGGGCTATGTTTCGGGTCCGGTCGTATTTGTCGCCGCTTTATTTGGGATTCCGGCTATCTTGCATGAGCAAAATGCCTTGGCCGGGGTAACCAACAAAATGCTGGGTAGGGTGGTCAAGAAAATCCTGCTGACTTTTGAAGAAAGCAGAAAATATTTTTCCCATCAGGAAAAAATCGATGTTGTCGGTCTGCCGGTGCGCAAAGAGATCGGAAGCATCAGCCGTCAGGCCGGAGCCGCGGCTCTGGGAATTGATCCCGCTAAAAGAACCCTTCTTGTGACCGGCGGCAGCAGGGGAGCGCTGAATATCAATAAGGCCATGCTGGAGGTAGCCGAAAAACTGCGAACCAGAGAGGATATCCAGTTGATCTGGGCAACCGGTACGGCAACATATGAGGAGATCAGCAAAGAACTTGAGATCAGGCAAATCGACCGGAGAAGAAGAGGCTGGAGGATGACCAGTTATATCAGAAATATGCCTGAGGCCCTGGCCTGTTCCGATCTTTGCATCTGCCGGGCCGGGGCGGGCACTCTGGCCGAGCTCTCGGCGGCCGGGAGGGCAAGCATTCTGATCCCTTATCCCTATGCCGCGGAGAATCATCAGGAACATAATGCCCGGGCCTTCGCCGACAAAGGTGCGGCGGTTGTGATCAAGGACAATGAATTAAGCGGGACCTTGCTTTGGGAACAGATAGAGGCTATTCTTTCCAACAGGTTTAAGTTTGAGGAAATGGGAGCGCGGGCCAGGGGAGTATTTCCGGCCGGGGCACTCAGCCGGATTGTGGAGTATTGCCGGGAGACAGCGTGGAAATAGCACATTGGGAGTTTCATCTGCATAACATAATGCAGGTGAAAGGAGGATTGACTTGGAGCCGCAAATCAGCGAACGAAATGTAAGAGGAAAAATAGAGCGTGACTTTTCTCTGAAAAAACTCAATACATGGCATATAGGCGGTAATGCTGAACTTGTTTTTTGGCCCGTAAGCTGCGAGGACTTACTAAAGGGCAGATCATGGTGTCAAAAGAATAAAGTGAAAATGCTGCTATTGGGCAGGGGGTCAAATATCCTTCTTCCTGATGAAGGAATAAAGGGAATGGTTATTGTGACCTCCATGCTTAAGAACATAACCTGGCAGGAAAAGAGGATTATGGTGGAAGCCGGATATCCGCTGAGCCAATTGGCACGACAGGCTGCCGACAAAGGATTGGAAGGATTGGAATTTGCCTGCGGTATTCCCGGAACGGTCGGGGGAGCCGTCATGGTCAATGCGGGGGCGCATGGAGCGGAGATTTCCGATTTAGTCCGGCAGGTGCGGGTTCTGGATCAAAAGGGCGAGATCATGACCCTTGATCGCGAGCAGATCGAATTTTCTTACCGGACCAGTTCTCTGCAGGGGAAGTACTGGATATTGGAATGTGTCCTGGAGCTTGTTCCCGGTGAACCTGCGGTACTGAAAGAAAAAATCAGGGTTTTTACAGAACAAAGAAAAAACGCCCAGCCACTGGAATACCCTAACGCCGGCAGTGTGTTCCGCAATCCTCCCCACTTATCGGCAGGAGCCCTGATTGAGCAGGCCGGCTGGAAGGGGAAAACTGTCGGCGGTGCACAGGTTTCCGCAAAGCACGCCAATTTTATTATTAATACGGGAAAGGCAACCGCTTTGGATGTAAAGACGTTAATCAATGCCATTACGGAAGATATAGAAGATAAATTCGGAATCCAGTTGAAGACAGAAGTACAAATATTTTCTTGACAGTTAGGAGGATCAGACATGGCGATGGATCGTTATGTCATAACAGGAAAGCAAAAGCTTGAAGGGGAAATCAGAACAAGCGGGGCGAAAAATGCCTCACTCCCCCTGATGGCGGCCGCTGTTCTCGCTGAAGGCAAAACAATTCTCAGGGGTATTCCTGATTTAACAGATATCAACAGTATGGGGGAAGTGCTTGAACGTCTGGGATGCAGTGTCAGCAGAACAGGTGAAGAGCTGGTCATTGATTCGGCCTCCTTAAATGACTGTACCGTTGATGAAGAGCTGATGCGTAAAATGAGGGCCTCCAATCTAATTCTCGGTCCGATGCTGGCGAAAAAAGGGAAAGTGAGAATTTCACGTCCGGGCGGCTGTGCGATCGGTTCACGGCCTATGGATCAGCATATTAAAGGGCTGCAGGATTTAGGCGTACGAATCAGGGAAAAACATGGGTACATAGAGGCTTATGCGGATAAGATGAGCGGAGCGGAGATTTATTTGGATGTTCCCAGTGTGGGAGCGACCGAAAATTTAGTCATGGCGGCTGTATTGGCCGCAGGGACCACGGTCGTCAATAATGCGGCAAGAGAACCTGAAATTGTTGATCTCCAGAACTTTCTCAATAAGATGGGGGCCCGAGTCCGGGGGGCGGGGACCAATGTCGTCAGAATCGACGGAGTCACCAAGCTTGCCCCCGCAGAATACACTGTGATCCCCGATAGGATAGAAGCCGGGACACATATGGTGGCAGCCGTCATGACAGAGGGGGATCTGGTCGTTGAAAATATCATCCCGGAACATGTCAGTTCCGTTATTGCCAAACTTAGACAGGCAGGAGCAGAGATCACGGTTTATCCTGACAGCGTAAGAGTGAAACAGGAGGGAAGGATTAAAGCTACGGACCTGAAAACTCTGGCTTATCCGGGATTCCCCACTGACCTGCAGCCTCAGTTTTTAGCAATGCTTTGTATGGCGAAAGGGACAAGTATCATTACAGAAACGATTTTTGAAAACAGATTTCAACATATCGCCGAACTGCGGAGGATGGGAGCAAGGATCACCACAGATGGAAGAACAGCAGTAATATGCGGGGTGAAGTCCCTGGAAGGAGCCTTTGTGGAAGCGACTGATCTCAGAGCGGGGGCCGCGTTGTTCCTTGCGGCGCTTGCTGCGGATGAAGGCACCGTGCTGGAAAGGATCGATCATATTGACAGGGGCTACGAAAACCTTGAACAGAAGTACAAAGCCGTAGGTGCCAAACTGCAAAGAGTTGTAAAAAGCTGCTGAAGTATTATAATAAAGAGATAAAGCCGGATGGAGGATTATGTTCAGGAAAAGAAGTGCAGCCCTAGTCTATTTATCATTATTGACCTGCCTGGTTGTCGTAGGAGGGTTTCTTTTCCTGCGTTCAGCCTTTTTTACAGTTCAGAAGATTGAAATTGACGGGCTGAACAGGATTGCCAATGAAGAAATCAGTAAGCTGATCGGAAATGTGAAAGGGGAAAACATTTTTACGATTGACACCGCGGATCTAGCCACTAAAATACAATTGCACCCATTTGTCGAGCAGGCGGCAGTGGAAAGAAAGCTGCCTTCCACCTTGAAAGTGGCGATTAAAGAACGGAAAGCCGCTGCCTTAATTGTGGCTGGGGAAAAGGTTGTTGAGGTGGATTTGTCCGGGATCGTTTTAAAGTATTATGAAGGATGGCCCAAAGAGGACAGCCCGGTTTTGACGGGTGTTTCCATCCCGGAGAGCACAGGTCCGGGTCAGAAGGTGTCCAGCCCGGAAATCGATGCTCTGATGAAGTTAGTTGGACAAGTTCCCCCGGAGTTATTGCCGAAAATCAGTGAGATCAGCTATAAGCCTTCCAAGCAGATCAACCTTTATCTCCTGAACGGGATTGAGGTCAGGCTGGGTTATTCCGGGGATTATGCGGAAAAAATCAAGCTGCTGAACGAACTGCTTAACAGCGCTGATTTTCAAGCAGTGGAAAAAAGTATCAAATATATTGATCTGACAGCCGGAAAACCGGTATTAGGATAAACAAACGGAGGTATTCTCACATGTGGCTGCCAATTTTCGGTTTGCTCATCGGGTTAATTATCGGCGCATTCACTCCTTTTACCATACCTGTTGAATATGCTAAATATCTTTCGGTTGCTATTGTTGTGGCGCTTGACACAGTAATGGGCGGGATCAGAGCCTATCAGGAAGAGAGTTTTGACAGCACGGTTTTTCTGAGCGGATTTGTTGTAAATATTATTGCCGCCAGTTTGCTGGCCTTTATTGGGGACCGCATGGGGGTTGACCTGTATCTTGCCGCCATAGTGGCCTTTGGTTCAAGATTATTTCAAAATATCAGCATTATCCGCCGCCATGTCATCAAAAAGTAAGATGCAGGCCGGAGAATGCCCGGGGCAGTAAATATTTTTTATTTCCTGCGGTAAAAAAAGAGGAATAACGGCTTTTAATCTAGAAATTCCTTAGTTAAGTTTTTTCTTTAAAAATAACAGTTGTATTGGAAAAACAGAAAGAATTGATCATAGAGAAGACCGAATCTAAATCATATGAGTCTAAAGAGAGGCAGGGTAAATTAAGATGCTGGAATTTGATACAGACAGTATGCAATTTGCGCGAATTAAAGTTATAGGTGTTGGCGGAGGGGGCAATAACGCTGTAAATAGGATGATTTCCGCCGATCTTAAAGGAGTAGAATTTATCGGTATTAATACAGATGCTCAGGCTTTGCAAATGTCCAGGGCTGCCGAAAAAATACAGATAGGAAACAAGCTGACAAAAGGACTCGGG harbors:
- the murG gene encoding undecaprenyldiphospho-muramoylpentapeptide beta-N-acetylglucosaminyltransferase, encoding MRVIVTGGGTGGHIYPALAVAEGLKDKIPEVKILYVGNKDGMEARIVPENGTDFKGISGRGLPRRLSPDMLKAGGSNLKALWQAKQILKEFQPDLVVGTGGYVSGPVVFVAALFGIPAILHEQNALAGVTNKMLGRVVKKILLTFEESRKYFSHQEKIDVVGLPVRKEIGSISRQAGAAALGIDPAKRTLLVTGGSRGALNINKAMLEVAEKLRTREDIQLIWATGTATYEEISKELEIRQIDRRRRGWRMTSYIRNMPEALACSDLCICRAGAGTLAELSAAGRASILIPYPYAAENHQEHNARAFADKGAAVVIKDNELSGTLLWEQIEAILSNRFKFEEMGARARGVFPAGALSRIVEYCRETAWK
- a CDS encoding small basic family protein, which encodes MWLPIFGLLIGLIIGAFTPFTIPVEYAKYLSVAIVVALDTVMGGIRAYQEESFDSTVFLSGFVVNIIAASLLAFIGDRMGVDLYLAAIVAFGSRLFQNISIIRRHVIKK
- the murB gene encoding UDP-N-acetylmuramate dehydrogenase; this translates as MEPQISERNVRGKIERDFSLKKLNTWHIGGNAELVFWPVSCEDLLKGRSWCQKNKVKMLLLGRGSNILLPDEGIKGMVIVTSMLKNITWQEKRIMVEAGYPLSQLARQAADKGLEGLEFACGIPGTVGGAVMVNAGAHGAEISDLVRQVRVLDQKGEIMTLDREQIEFSYRTSSLQGKYWILECVLELVPGEPAVLKEKIRVFTEQRKNAQPLEYPNAGSVFRNPPHLSAGALIEQAGWKGKTVGGAQVSAKHANFIINTGKATALDVKTLINAITEDIEDKFGIQLKTEVQIFS
- a CDS encoding cell division protein FtsQ/DivIB → MFRKRSAALVYLSLLTCLVVVGGFLFLRSAFFTVQKIEIDGLNRIANEEISKLIGNVKGENIFTIDTADLATKIQLHPFVEQAAVERKLPSTLKVAIKERKAAALIVAGEKVVEVDLSGIVLKYYEGWPKEDSPVLTGVSIPESTGPGQKVSSPEIDALMKLVGQVPPELLPKISEISYKPSKQINLYLLNGIEVRLGYSGDYAEKIKLLNELLNSADFQAVEKSIKYIDLTAGKPVLG
- the ftsW gene encoding putative lipid II flippase FtsW, yielding MLKSRLRRIDRVLLGAILSLLAIGVIMTYSSSAVKGYLYYDDPYHFFKAELLWVTLGLTVMAFALAVDWKLLYNWAKPILYVALFLLILVKVPGIGRNVNGAVRWIGLGPLSIQPSEVIKLAMILIVARLLSAHPHQIGRFKNGIMPVLLLLGLVCLLIMLQPDLGTTLVIAAATFFMLIAAGARAGHIAALGSAGLLMVVAAIAAAPYRMRRIFAFIDPWADPSGKGYQTIQSLLALGPGGLFGLGLGQSRQKFLYLPENHTDFIFAMIGEELGFIGATIVVGLFFIVVWRGFRTAMYAPNPFLALMAVGLTSLIGIQAMINMGVVSGILPVTGITLPFLSYGGTSLVFTMLGAGLLLNISSICKES
- the murA gene encoding UDP-N-acetylglucosamine 1-carboxyvinyltransferase, with amino-acid sequence MAMDRYVITGKQKLEGEIRTSGAKNASLPLMAAAVLAEGKTILRGIPDLTDINSMGEVLERLGCSVSRTGEELVIDSASLNDCTVDEELMRKMRASNLILGPMLAKKGKVRISRPGGCAIGSRPMDQHIKGLQDLGVRIREKHGYIEAYADKMSGAEIYLDVPSVGATENLVMAAVLAAGTTVVNNAAREPEIVDLQNFLNKMGARVRGAGTNVVRIDGVTKLAPAEYTVIPDRIEAGTHMVAAVMTEGDLVVENIIPEHVSSVIAKLRQAGAEITVYPDSVRVKQEGRIKATDLKTLAYPGFPTDLQPQFLAMLCMAKGTSIITETIFENRFQHIAELRRMGARITTDGRTAVICGVKSLEGAFVEATDLRAGAALFLAALAADEGTVLERIDHIDRGYENLEQKYKAVGAKLQRVVKSC